The sequence GTTGAGACATGATCTTCCTAGCTAGAATTCTTGAGTTATTAGTTAAAGGTTAAAGTCCACCATTGTAATTATTTAATCATCACTCGCTTCATGTGTTTATAAGTATAAAATATCGGCTCTCTTTTTGCTGATCAATTAATTTTCGTTTTATAAGATGTCAACTTTTTGAGGAAATGAATTCTTTTGtggtattattttatattaatccGTCAATTTTATATACTAAAATCCTGTGCTTAATcattttgtttgggattgtgtTCTCTTTTCAATAACAAGTGATAAATACACACAAAGGAGTATATTCTTTGttgcatatattaaattaatcgaGCTACCAAGGGTTCACAAAGGGAAATttctttaataaaaaaaataagtatgAATTAAGTAATTCAAGgtttatatatattacatatcgAAACTAATTTGAATATATCTTCTTCGAAAATAATTATATCCATATAATTAAGTTAGTGCAACATACCCTAACTGTATGATAAGATTATGATCATGATGTTAGAATCATGAATGTAGAAAAGAGTTTACTTATATAATAGAATCTCATGcaaaaattatgttttaatcatttagatttcaaatttttttagtgattttagttttttttttcccccaaTAATATAGATGTGACACGATATACGAGCATCAAATTGACATCAGGtcgaaaaataaagaaaattgaaaaaaaaattaaattgaaatttaaaaatataaaaaaaatcataattataaaaaaaattacaatgtTTTCAAGATTAAATAAAGGTTTAATACAATGGGATAATTATGCATActcgaaattttaaatttggacATCAACATCAAGTTGGTGGAAAGAAATATAACTGGGGGCGTTTCTATGGTACCTTGGGTTAGCGTCATTGCTCAAATTCAAGTCATCCCGTACACatgattaaatatataattacacTGACAAATATGATAATTAATGACCATTGAATGTAATGAGGAGTTAGTAGTATTATAGAAATAATTCTTTTTTTACAAGAtaaactaaaaaattagttcCATTATTTGCACTTAATGACTCCAAATTTAAAAAGCCACAAAAGTAAAAACGAAAGGGtttatttaaattgctaaaaTTCCCGTGTGCTATATTAAAGttgttggatttttttttatataaaacttCTGATATATAAAAATCTCTTGAAACGTTTCAATTTTAaactatattttgtatatttatatttaaatttccatatatatatatatatatatatatatatatatatatatatatatatatatatatacttctcGTCCCATTGATATGGGCAAATGTATTTTCACACATATTAAgaaaatgtttgaaaatatttattatgtagTATTTTGTAGAATATTTAAGAAGcacttctctttttttttttcttaaaataatttttaaagctttacaaaaattttaaaattttgttaaaaaaattgaaaagtgCTTTCTAAAAACTTTACAAAATACTACCTTAGTACCCTTATTTAATGGAGctttaataaaatatgatatttttttgaatcataatataataaaattattatacaaATAGTTAGTGATACTAAATTAATATAGTATATTAGTAAAAGAATAgcaaatataatattaaatatgaaaagtagactatatatttgagatgaatgaaaaaaaatacaacTTAAATGAGTGAGACAacgaaaatatatattatgagaAAGGAACTCTCATTATTCTATATATtgtactagtatatatatatatatatatatgaaggatGATCACGATTCggacaaattttattttttatacatacaaaaataattaaaatcaaatttttgtgTAAATTCAAGACGGAATTAAAGGAAGACATGGACTCCCATCAACTTTGTCATACCAAGGGGTATAATCGAGTCGAGTTCGAACTCGAGTATTTAACTACTCGAGTTCGATCGAGTAGTAAATTTCATGCTTGAGTTCGAGCCCGTATATAATTCGAATACTCGAGctcgaaaaatatatatatgaacaaaagatatattaataaataaatagatataatattatatttatatatatctatattatattatatatatatttatgtgttatcgaatagctcgcgagctactcgaacaCAGATATTtaaagctcgagctcgatcaaATCAAGCTCGAATCGAGCTTTGACCGAGCTACTCACGAGTTACTCGCGAATAACTCggctcgtttgcacccctagtcaTACCCTTATTTCACACCCCAAAATTGGATATTAATTAAACGATTGAAATCACTCGTCCCTCCCTCCCCTTAACTCTATCGCCTCTAcccaatttaaaaaaaacatcatttctttaaataattaattgagTCATTCTTTACTATTGGTTGTGAAATCacattttcattttattaatatttttaagaatactAACTCAGGAAAAAGAATTAATTATatgaacaaaaaaataataataaatgatacaaggaaaataaaaatcataaattcaCATCaatttttctatttctatttcttGTAGTATGTATCTTATGAGACGGTTTCACATATATGAATATCCATATACGTATCGGCTCGATCTATATCcacaataaaaagtaatatttttcattaatcagtcaaataaaatatttgtctcacaaaattgattaCGTGAAACTATATCTAATATGAGTTTTTGTAATTTCTCTAATTCTCGAATCTCTTGCCGGTCTCTTTTTCTCAATATTTTACCTCACCTATTACTGAGATTATTCataagaaaaaatatttaatatatattctgAGAAAGAAATATCTTAAACTCTCAACACCGAGTCAATTATAGATgtgtttaaaataataataaacattaGTCCCAACTTAAGATGgttaaaacaataaataagttgacaaattttttatttatatgtatatatatatatatatatatatatattgtaactctaatttttatatttacaatgactgatattattgttgtcattttttaccAACTTATTATTGTGAAACATATGGAAAACTTTAGCATCGTAAATTGttgcttttgtttttaaattatttacttgACAATTATTGTTCCttttttattgtactaattcaagaatatttaataataattgttttgttagaatatatataaaaatataataatgatCATTACTTActttatacatatatacatgctaatcttatattgtatatttataattatttctttTAAAATTATACCGCGCTAATAAAAATTCTTGGTTTtgatatacatattttaattgcattgtttttaaatataaaatttagatGTGCGATTTCGATGTTTATGCaatttttgtaataaaaaataatgaccaatactaaataaataaaaaagagaGAGTTAAATACagacaaagaaaaaaaattaaattgatttCAATGCATGCAATTTAATctcaatattttgatataaaacttttaaataatatgaatttggacaattattaaaaaaaatttaaatcgtgTTGAtttaacaaaaaaacaaaaacaatccCGTCTGATTTATTCAAGGAACCGAAGTTCACAGCCCGGCTCCTCAGGTAGTCTCCATAAGAAAATTCACATTCGTTGTAAGAAATCCTCACTCCACACCGATCAGatgtaaacaatatttaaacaaatttatttcttcaatttttttttggggTATCCCCTTCGCCAGGGCAACGATCTTGTATCAAGTGGTGGCATCAGTTTGCCAaacaaaataaatgaaaaagcCTTTGACTTTGACAAATCCAGATCTTTTTAGCCAAAACCCATTCCCCTTTCTTGGCTAAATGGTGAGGGAGATGAGGAGAATTGCTTTAATGGCGGTGGTGATCTTGGCGGGCCTACTGGTGGGCCGAGGACGGGCTCAGGGGGAAGCGGGTCTAAAAGCGCCGTTTAGGATGCACACGCTTTTCTCGGTGGAGTGCCAGAACTATTTCGATTGGCAGACGGTGGGTCTAATGCATAGTTACCGTAAAGCCCGACAGCCCGGCCCAATTACCCGGTTGCTTAGTTGCACCGAAGAGGAGAAGAAGAGTTACAAGGGAATGAATTTGGCGCCAACGTTTGAGGTTCCATCAATGAGCAGACATCCCAAGACTGGTGATTGGTAAGTTTAGATCGAGGTGAGGGGAGGGATCCATTTAATGTGGTCTGAAAAAGAAAGTGCATCAATGTGTTAGTGTGAGCtcgcatgattttatttatttattttttttttatgtgtatTTGACTGCAATCTGCATGCAgtatttgggattttaaatTTCACTCTTCTTGTTTTTTGAATTCATTCTATGAACTTTGAATGAAAGgctgtgtttttattttttttttgggattttaaatttcattcttcttgttttttgaATTCATTGTTTGAACTTTGAATACAAAGgctgtgtttttattttttcacaatATAATGACAATAGAAGTATTGAGATCCTAGCTTGAATTCTTGAATCTTGACCCCATTTCATTCCTGTTGATCGTGTCTTCTTGGTGTCAAAGAAGTATTTTCCGTTAAATGGCGACTTTACTGTTCGCTTTCTGTTCGATCAGGTCTCCTTTTGGTCAGTTTTATCCAAATTTCCCCCCTTTTCTTTTGGGGCAGGTATCCAGCAATCAATAAACCAGCTGGTGTAGTGCATTGGCTTAAGCATAGCAAAGATGCTCAGAATGTAGATTGGGTTGTGATTCTAGATGCAGATATGATAATTCGAGGTCCAATCGTACCATGGGAGCTTGGGGCTGAGAAAGGAAGACCTTTTGCTGCATATTATGGGTAACTATAGTCATCGCACAGAGCACTATTGTTTATCCTGATCTTAGTAGAAGGAAATGTTTGTTCGTTTTTCGTGTTCATGTCTATTTCCTTcctatatatattttacttaCTAAGGGTTGCGCTTTTGGCCAGATACTTGGTTGGATGTGATAATGCACTGGCTAAATTGCATTCAAAGCATCCCGAACTCTGTGACAAGGTCGGCGGTCTTTTAGCCATGCATATAGATGATCTTCGAGCTTTGGCACCAATGTGGTTATCAAAAACTGAAGAAGTACGGGGCGATAAGGCTCATTGGATGACTAATTATACTGGTGACATTTATGGATTAGGATGGATCAGTGAGATGTATGGATACTCCTTTGGCGCTGCAGAGGTACCTTTTCTatcttctctcttttctttttttctttttttctgtgGTATCCAAAATTGTCTTCCTTTCTTTACATTTGAATATTCATTTTAGATACAGCAATTATAAATGATGCATCTTTCCTCTTCGATTTTATAGTCTGCGGATACAATGGTACGTGACTCTGTAGCTTGATTTTGGCAGGTTGGTCTCCGCCACAAAATAACCGATAACCTGATGATTTACCCAGGCTACACTCCTCGAGAGGGTGTTGAGCCCATTCTTTTGCACTATGGGCTACCTTTTCATGTGGGAAACTGGTCATTCAGTAAATTAGAGCACCATGAAGACAACATTGTATATGATTGTGGACGACTATTTCCTGAACCTCCTTATCCTAGAGAGGTAAAAAATGATAGGCTGCTATATCGCCCCTATCAATTTCTTACAAAGCTCAGTTTTGTGGCTTGTTGTTTGTTATTATTTCTTCATTGTATATATGCCAACTATTTGATCACATGCCTCTGATCAAGAAAATCACACTTACACAAATGAAGACACAAAACCATGGGCTAAGTCTTcagcaaaaaaacaaaaacaaaaacaaaaagaaaagaggGTAGAAGTAATCATTCTATGCgagaatatttttttctcattaACATAATATTCGAGTTGTTAATAATAATGATGCAATTTATACCACAGGTGGAAGAGATGAAAATCGATGCAAATGAAAAGAGGGCATTATTTCTCAATCTAGAATGTATAAATACCCTTAATCAAGGTCTATTGTTGCAACATGCAGCACATGGTTGCTCCAAGCCTGTGTGGTCAAAATACTTGAGTTTCTTGAGGAGCAAAACCTTTGCAGATCTAACTCGGCCAAAACAATTGACTCCAAAAAGCCGTCAAACCATGGAAATTGCTGTGAAGAAGCAAGATGCAGTTGAACCAGAAAAgccatatccaaaaatccataCTATTTTTTCGACAGAATGCTCTCCCTACTTTGATTGGCAGACTGTTGGGCTTGTTCACAGTTTCCACCGGAGTGGCCAGCCTGGAAACATCACAAGGCTTCTAAGTTGTACGGAAGAGGACTTGAAGCAATATAAAGGGCACAATTTAGCTCCCACTCATTATGTTCCATCCATGAGCCGGCATCCGTTAACTGGAGATTGGTAATTAAATTTCCATGTACTTAGACTCAAAATTGTCGTACCATGAAAATAATTCTTAAATActtgaaaattaaataactactGTTACATCAGTATATATAAACTTGAGAAAAAGGGTGACCACCTTGTTTTTATGTGCGCTACCATTGCGTTCCTTCCTTGGAAAATTGTTTTATCGGTATCTTCAAATATCTAGTCAACTTTGCGCCTGCAAGTTATACTGCATTAGGGAGCTATAGCATCTGATTTTTTCTTGTTCCATGCCAGGTATCCAGCCATCAATAAACCAGCTGCAGTTGTGCATTGGATGAACCATGTAAAGGTTGACGCAGAATACATTGTAATCCTGGATGCTGACATGATTATGAGAGGACCAATTACACCATGGGAGTTTAATGCAGCTAGGGGTCATCCTGTCTCCACTCCCTATGAGTAAGAATGAAGATTTTCTTTCATATATTTGTCTCCTGAACATGATTTTTTTCTATCTAGCTGATTTTCAACTAAAATAAGGACACGTTGGTATCTTGATTTTTTAATATGCTATGTCATTGCCAGCTACTTGATTGGCTGTGACAATGAGCTTGCAAAGATCCATACTAGCCACCCTAATTCTTGTGACAAGGTTGGAGGCGTGATCATAATGCATATAAATGACCTCAGAAGATTTGCTATGCTTTGGCTGCATAAAACCGAGGAAGTCCGAGCTGATGTGGCTCATTGGTCTAGAAACATAACTGGAGATATTTATGAAGCTGGTTGGATCAGCGAGATGTATGGTTATGCCTTCGGTGCTGCAGAggtatttcaaattttcacagGTTATCGAAACGTGGCAATTTTTTTCCACACAATTTGTTACGATATCCCacattgaaatattaaactaataaaGAGTTAGTTATAAACTCATGAGACAACCCCACCCAATAGGCAAGCCTTTTGGGATGGACACCTCATGGGTTTATACCCTAACATTTGGTGCTCTCGTTGAGAGTCGGCGTAGCGGAAGGGGCGACCTAGGAAAGGGCTACCACCAAGAAGAAAGGTGAGTGAAAGCCGTCTAGAGTGGGCCACCGTGCGGAAGGGGCGACCTAGGAAAGAGCTACCACAAAAAAGAAAGGTGAGTGAAAGCCGCCTAGAGTAGGCCGCCGCGGACGTCGGCTTCTCAAGGGGTCGGCAATGTTACGATATCCCacattgaaatattaaactaataaaGAGTTAGTTATAAACTCATGAGGTAACCCCACCCAATAGGCAAGCCTTTTGGGATGGACACCTCATGAGTTTATAATCTAACATTTGGTGCTCTCGTTGAGAGTCGGCGTAGCGGAAGGGGCGACCTAGGAAAGGGCTACCACCAAGAAGAAAGGTGAGTGAAAGCCGTCTAGAGTGGGCCACCGTGCGGAAGGGGCGACCTAGGAAAGGGCTACCACAAAAAAGAAAGGTGAGTGAAAGCCGCCTAAAGTAGGCCGCCGCGGACGTCGGCTTCTCAAGGGGTCGGCAATGTTACGATATTCCacattgaaatattaaactaataaaGAGTTAGTTATAAACTCATGAGACAACCCCACCCAATAGGCAAGCCTTTTGGGATGGACACCTCATGGGTTTATAACCTAACACAATTGGACAGAACTGCTGTGTATAATATGCAACTTTAGCTGCTCATGACTCATCCGTGCTCAATGTTCAATTTTTTATGCTATGCAATTTTTGCTACTCATTTGATATTTCTCCATGCAGTTGAATTTCCGGCATGTTATTAGCAATAAGATTTTGATATATCCTGGATATGATCCCGAACCCAGTGTCAACTATAGAGTTTTTCATTACGGCTTGGATTTTCGGGTGGGTAACTGGAGCTTTGATAAAGCTCAGTGGAGACATGCTAACGTGGTCGAAAACTGTTGGTCTAAGTTTCCCAATCCACCTGATCCAGCATCACTTGATCGGGCCAACGAGAAGGCATTTCAGCGTGACTTGCTTAGCATTGAATGTGTAAATTCTTTAAACGAGGCTCTGCATCTTCACCATGAGAGAAAAAATTGCCCTGATCCCAAGCTTCTGTCTGCTCCAACTACCCCTGATCGCCCTACCTTGTCCACACCGCCTCGAGAGACTCATGACCGTCCTTCCTTGCCCTTGCCTAATCATGAGAACTCTGGTGAAATCACAACTACAAGGAAAATTGACAAGAAAGTTGAGCTCGAAGCCTCTGGAGATAATTCAGAGCTGAATGAGGAATCTGAAGGGTTATCCCATCCAGAGCCCTCCAGCCAAACATTCACTTCAATGAGATTTTGGATACTCGGTCTGTGGGCATTCTCAATCTTTGGTTTCGCGGCAGTGATGTGGATGGTGATTTCCAGTCGCAAAGGACATAAAAAGAGaggtaaaaatttcaaaaccaGGAGAAGAGCCGCCGTTGGTCAGGATTATGGCCCATGATTGGACATCAGAGGCATCTCCGATGACTGGGTACCGTGTATTTATCGTCATATTGGCTACAAACAGTTGCCGGTATTTTAACATGGCCTCTTTCTGCATAATCAAGTTTCACTTTTATGCTGTGTTTCAGTTGGCTTCTCAGCACCTGCAGATCAAATGGAAGCTGGTGAGGTCTCCAGGCTGAATGATAAATGATTTTAGTcaagttttgttgttttggagCTTAAAACATGATTTAGAATTTACTTCACTGATAAAGAACAATAAAATGCCCATACATGTCAAATTttctgattttaatttttttaaaaaaattctgctttttttttttagatttgtgAATCATCTTGGTCATTATGTGAAATAATGACATATTTactactaaaattttaaaatgtgcATCATTCAAGTATTTGGTCACAGCAATATAATTAGATGTTTAAgccaaattttattaattttttaaatgaaaaatatGAAACTCTCCCCCTCTCATATCTATCAAAGCTTGTATGATTCATCGCACAGATTAAAAATGTGTTTTTACTTTATTCATTGGAAAAAtagttatatttttttcaatatttaattaatagttGTATATTAGTTtataaaaagcaaaaaaaaaaaatgatatttagaTATACAATTTTGACTATAAATCTATAAAAGCTTGCTTAGTTGATTCAAGACTATTTTGCTTCATATTTCTTGAAAGAACACTtcaaaatcactcaaaaattgCTGCAAAAATGTGCGGATGACCATATTATTTCAAATCCCGAATTCGAAAATTGAATACCAAAAAATTTATGTAATTCACGTTTTGAATCATAAAAATTCACAAGACGTTTGTGTGCTGATATAGAACACCACCCTTGGATAGTAAATAGTGATGGAGCAACCACAAGTAGTTCACCACATCACCATCCTCAACCCCTTCTATCCTCACCAAACCAAATTGCTCATTATCTGAGACATTGAAATATTTACtacttttgaaattttaaaataaaaatgtccATTATTCAAATACATTTTTGGGAAAATatgataataattataataaatattaaagtgTACGTTACTTACATTTCAACAAAACAGCtcgattttaattgaaatttctcttaaaataaaatctttcaaATGAAGTGGGTCCCACACTCCCACCCCattcatattatatattattattaaagtgCTCCTACTTTCCACTGTGTGTATAGTGTGTGTGGCCTACTTTATTTCTACCAACGTTCGCCTTTCcgtttgaatttcaaatttaagCCCTGAACACAGACTTATGCCATAAGTAATACGATAAAGATTAGATTTTGTTTCCGGAGATATATTAGTTTTTCATTACATTTTTCTTACCGTTGCCGAGGTTGTCTCTTCTCCTTCGGCGAAACCTCTAGAAACGGAATGGGAGATTCAGCTTGTCTCATGCATGGCTTCTCTTATGCCTCTGCCGTACCCAACGAATCCAAGCAGGTAATGACAATAAACTAATAAATCAGTCAGCTTGCTTTCTTCTTCACAATGATTTCGTCTCTTTCATTTTAAATGTGCCCACCAAGTGTATGGAATGGTTTCGATGAATGATGCTTAACTGATTGTTATTTGAACTGCTGGTTGATTCTTGGACTTGTATTTCCTGTTTATACTGTTGCAAAATGTGTTCTTGCATCATTTTAACTGACCTTTTTCCcagagaaaagaaaaacagaatcCAGGAAAAGATGGGGGGTGGGGCGATTTTGATAGTAAAAGGTTTGATTTTGCAGGGGAACCCCGTACATGCTTTGGGGGAATCAGTATCGTTTGGAAGATTTATGACTGAATCCTTATCTTGGGAGAGATGGTCGACCTTTTCACACAAGAAATACGTGGAGGAGGCAGAGAGATACGCGCAGCCGGGATCTGTGGCGCAGAAGAAAGCTTTCTTTGAGGCCCATTACAAGAGAATTGCTGCCCAAAAGGCTGCAGCTTTGCTTGAGCAAGAAAATGCTGCAAAAAATGCCACTGTTGCAGAAGAATCTGAAGTTGAATACGTGGATGGTAATGCTGTTGATGAGGTCGAGGAGAAATATGAGGAGGCCAagattcagaattgtaattcaGATGATCATGAGGTGATTTGTAATGGACATGGTCTAGTTGTGGAAGAAATTGGGGAAGAAGGGAGGATTTTCGCAATGGTGGAAAATGAGGCCAAATGGGACAGCCCTGTGAGAAGAAATTCAAGAAAcaaatttgataatcttgaaaATCATGATAATATTTCTGCCTCGGAGAGTAGTGGAACTCCAGAGATGGAGAGACCTCTACTTAATCGTGGAAATTCTGTTCAAGAAGAACATGAGTCCCCTGTGCAAAGCAATTCAATTCAGAATTCGGATAATCTAAGAAGTCAAGACACCATTTCTGGGTCAGAGAGCAGTGGGACTCCACAGATGGAGAGGCCATTACTAAAGGTGATAATTGTTTACTCTTTATTTCCTTTCCCTCTATTGCCCGTCGTTTGAAATTTGTAATTTGAATTAGAGTGTCTTGTGTAAATGCAGCAAAATTGTGTTGCTAGTGAGGATAATCCATCGGTGACTAGCAAGAAAAGTTCGGGTCTTTCTTCATTAAAGTCATCCATTCAGCGAAAGACGTGGACCGTTCCGTCCACACCAGCTAAACCGGTCACTCCTCATCTCAAGAAAGAAATTAGCAGTGTCACTCGAAGCACAAGGAAGTCCAATGTGGATACAGTCGACAGAAGGAGAGCCACGCCAAAGACTCTACGCTCAATTATTAACTTAATGCCTACTAAAGAGCCTGATAAAGTGCTAAGTTCTGCCTCCAAGAAGGGGGAGAGCTCAGGGATTGGTATCAGTTCATTGCGAGTGCCTAAAGATTGCGCAACTCCTTTAAGGACTCCACTTGCGGTGATTCTAAGTTTCCTGTGGCTTTGAGCAAAAGATTTGTTGTGTGAGTTGTGGACTAAGGCTAATTCAGTGCTTGATTTGCAGGGAGCTACAAAGGGAGTGTCCAAGTATCCTAAAGCAACACCTCGTTCGGAGAGCAGAAGGTTCCCACTTTTAACTTTTCTTGACCAATTTGGATGCATCTTAGATAATGAACAACAGAATAATTAACCATTGATCAA comes from Henckelia pumila isolate YLH828 chromosome 4, ASM3356847v2, whole genome shotgun sequence and encodes:
- the LOC140864637 gene encoding uncharacterized protein isoform X1, whose translation is MGDSACLMHGFSYASAVPNESKQGNPVHALGESVSFGRFMTESLSWERWSTFSHKKYVEEAERYAQPGSVAQKKAFFEAHYKRIAAQKAAALLEQENAAKNATVAEESEVEYVDGNAVDEVEEKYEEAKIQNCNSDDHEVICNGHGLVVEEIGEEGRIFAMVENEAKWDSPVRRNSRNKFDNLENHDNISASESSGTPEMERPLLNRGNSVQEEHESPVQSNSIQNSDNLRSQDTISGSESSGTPQMERPLLKQNCVASEDNPSVTSKKSSGLSSLKSSIQRKTWTVPSTPAKPVTPHLKKEISSVTRSTRKSNVDTVDRRRATPKTLRSIINLMPTKEPDKVLSSASKKGESSGIGISSLRVPKDCATPLRTPLAGATKGVSKYPKATPRSESRRTISSVDHSASGCKTSGPKWHLLSSVCTKSLTACRNKLQSPTITAPFVLRTEERAAKRKQKLEEKFNANKDVHKVLVQKTLREKAENEFRKLSRSFCFKARPLPDFYKERETQKNQMKITPAAAAQPPTSSVLGKSIANKTQGNISVPTSAPAPPPPPISLSKKAPKIRQILSNSSPERMSHENKSPNIQLL
- the LOC140864637 gene encoding uncharacterized protein isoform X2; translation: MGDSACLMHGFSYASAVPNESKQGNPVHALGESVSFGRFMTESLSWERWSTFSHKKYVEEAERYAQPGSVAQKKAFFEAHYKRIAAQKAAALLEQENAAKNATVAEESEVEYVDGNAVDEVEEKYEEAKIQNCNSDDHEVICNGHGLVVEEIGEEGRIFAMVENEAKWDSPVRRNSRNKFDNLENHDNISASESSGTPEMERPLLNRGNSVQEEHESPVQSNSIQNSDNLRSQDTISGSESSGTPQMERPLLKQNCVASEDNPSVTSKKSSGLSSLKSSIQRKTWTVPSTPAKPVTPHLKKEISSVTRSTRKSNVDTVDRRRATPKTLRSIINLMPTKEPDKVLSSASKKGESSGIGISSLRVPKDCATPLRTPLAGATKGVSKYPKATPRSESRRTISSVDHSASGCKTSGPKWHLLSSVCTKSLTACRNKLQSPTITAPFVLRTEERAAKRKQKLEEKFNANKDVHKEKAENEFRKLSRSFCFKARPLPDFYKERETQKNQMKITPAAAAQPPTSSVLGKSIANKTQGNISVPTSAPAPPPPPISLSKKAPKIRQILSNSSPERMSHENKSPNIQLL
- the LOC140860357 gene encoding peptidyl serine alpha-galactosyltransferase yields the protein MVREMRRIALMAVVILAGLLVGRGRAQGEAGLKAPFRMHTLFSVECQNYFDWQTVGLMHSYRKARQPGPITRLLSCTEEEKKSYKGMNLAPTFEVPSMSRHPKTGDWYPAINKPAGVVHWLKHSKDAQNVDWVVILDADMIIRGPIVPWELGAEKGRPFAAYYGYLVGCDNALAKLHSKHPELCDKVGGLLAMHIDDLRALAPMWLSKTEEVRGDKAHWMTNYTGDIYGLGWISEMYGYSFGAAEVGLRHKITDNLMIYPGYTPREGVEPILLHYGLPFHVGNWSFSKLEHHEDNIVYDCGRLFPEPPYPREVEEMKIDANEKRALFLNLECINTLNQGLLLQHAAHGCSKPVWSKYLSFLRSKTFADLTRPKQLTPKSRQTMEIAVKKQDAVEPEKPYPKIHTIFSTECSPYFDWQTVGLVHSFHRSGQPGNITRLLSCTEEDLKQYKGHNLAPTHYVPSMSRHPLTGDWYPAINKPAAVVHWMNHVKVDAEYIVILDADMIMRGPITPWEFNAARGHPVSTPYDYLIGCDNELAKIHTSHPNSCDKVGGVIIMHINDLRRFAMLWLHKTEEVRADVAHWSRNITGDIYEAGWISEMYGYAFGAAELNFRHVISNKILIYPGYDPEPSVNYRVFHYGLDFRVGNWSFDKAQWRHANVVENCWSKFPNPPDPASLDRANEKAFQRDLLSIECVNSLNEALHLHHERKNCPDPKLLSAPTTPDRPTLSTPPRETHDRPSLPLPNHENSGEITTTRKIDKKVELEASGDNSELNEESEGLSHPEPSSQTFTSMRFWILGLWAFSIFGFAAVMWMVISSRKGHKKRGKNFKTRRRAAVGQDYGP